The following proteins are co-located in the Methanomassiliicoccales archaeon genome:
- a CDS encoding exonuclease SbcCD subunit D, which produces MKLVHISDSHIGYSAFSKVDEATGLNLREVDFYEAFRRQIDRCLEIRPRVVLHSGDVFDSVRPTNRAISFALEQFLRLNEAGIDTVIISGNHSSPKLRETGSVFKIFEHLEHVHPVYKESYEIVDLGDLAVHALPHAEGEHLQKEAARMSPLQGKYNVAMMHVGISSLNVFRMNEFNEQILPASYLKPEFDYIALGHYHDFSQVTRNAYYAGSGERLSFAEAGSDKGLLEVELSPLKVRFRKMPTRPMVDLEPIDAKHMDLAQLRKELMRVLEAHELEGKIVRLRMTNLSQECYSSLDFHWLRQLAARAAHFEIKAELLPREAGAVAAYTGFASLDREWIAFLESYPLEKVDKSKVRAKGLEYLAKGVEESD; this is translated from the coding sequence ATGAAATTGGTGCACATCTCCGATTCGCATATCGGCTACTCTGCCTTCTCCAAGGTGGATGAAGCGACTGGCCTTAATCTCCGAGAGGTCGATTTCTATGAGGCCTTCAGACGTCAGATCGACCGTTGCCTGGAAATCAGGCCTCGCGTGGTGCTGCACTCGGGTGATGTGTTCGACTCCGTCCGTCCGACTAATCGCGCAATATCTTTCGCCCTGGAGCAGTTCCTCAGATTAAATGAGGCAGGCATCGATACCGTGATCATATCCGGAAATCACTCTTCCCCAAAACTGCGGGAGACGGGGTCAGTATTCAAGATCTTCGAGCATCTGGAGCATGTGCATCCGGTATACAAAGAGAGTTATGAGATAGTGGACTTGGGAGACCTGGCGGTGCACGCGCTGCCCCATGCTGAGGGGGAGCATCTGCAAAAGGAGGCGGCAAGGATGTCTCCCCTTCAGGGAAAATATAATGTGGCCATGATGCATGTGGGCATATCCTCGCTCAACGTATTCCGCATGAATGAATTTAATGAGCAGATCCTCCCCGCCTCCTATCTAAAGCCTGAGTTCGACTACATCGCCCTTGGCCATTATCATGACTTCTCTCAGGTGACCAGGAACGCCTACTACGCCGGCTCAGGCGAGAGATTGTCCTTCGCTGAGGCAGGCTCCGATAAGGGCCTGTTGGAGGTGGAACTCTCCCCTCTCAAGGTGAGGTTCAGGAAAATGCCCACCCGACCCATGGTAGACCTTGAGCCCATAGACGCCAAGCACATGGATTTGGCACAGCTGAGGAAGGAGCTGATGAGGGTCTTGGAAGCCCATGAACTGGAGGGGAAAATAGTGAGGCTGAGGATGACCAATCTCAGCCAGGAATGCTATTCCAGTCTCGACTTCCATTGGCTGAGACAATTGGCGGCGAGAGCAGCGCATTTCGAGATCAAGGCAGAACTCCTGCCCAGGGAAGCGGGGGCCGTCGCGGCCTATACTGGCTTCGCCTCACTGGACCGGGAATGGATAGCTTTCCTGGAGAGCTATCCCCTGGAGAAGGTAGACAAATCCAAGGTTCGCGCCAAGGGATTGGAGTACTTGGCCAAGGGGGTGGAAGAATCAGATTGA